TCAAGCATCTCTCATCTCCTTTTTTAAAATCGCTTTCCAGTCTGGTATGTTGAAAGATTCAAGATTCTTTATAAATTTCTCTCTTTCATGAAGAAGGTAAGATATGGAAGTTATAAGAGAGTGTGTATCTCCTTCCTCAACCACAAATCCCCCACCTAATTCTTTAAAAAATAACGCATTTTTAAGCTGATGAAGACTTCCCTTTATTGGAATTATTATGGCAGGCTTTCTTGCATTTATCAATTCCCATATGGTGGAGGCACCACCTCTTGCTATTACGAAGTCTGATATTTTGTAATAAGAAGGCATATTATATACATACTCCTTTAAAACATGAGGGAAGGCATATTTAAAAGAAAGTTTTACATTTCCCTTTATAATTATTCCCTGAAGATTCATCTTCTGAATTTCTTTTTCTACTTCTTTAAGCATTTTAAGTAACACATATGAACCCTGACTTCCCCCAAAGGCTAAAAAGATAGGTTTATCTTTATCTAATTGTATCTCTTCCAATATTCTACTACAGTCTGATTCAACATCAATTTCTCTTACAGGTAAACCGGTGAAAACACTCTTCCTATT
This Caldisericia bacterium DNA region includes the following protein-coding sequences:
- a CDS encoding UDP-N-acetylglucosamine--N-acetylmuramyl-(pentapeptide) pyrophosphoryl-undecaprenol N-acetylglucosamine transferase, with translation MRMIIASGGTGGHLYPAILIGKELERIGWEVLFTVGKRETELRIVKSMNVNYRVLPLTPPSNRFFHYPSILISLFTAFNVIRSFKPESILGTGSYTAFPMLFWAKILKIPIYLHEQNTIPGKVTKIFSKYAEKVFISFPETKKYIKNRKSVFTGLPVREIDVESDCSRILEEIQLDKDKPIFLAFGGSQGSYVLLKMLKEVEKEIQKMNLQGIIIKGNVKLSFKYAFPHVLKEYVYNMPSYYKISDFVIARGGASTIWELINARKPAIIIPIKGSLHQLKNALFFKELGGGFVVEEGDTHSLITSISYLLHEREKFIKNLESFNIPDWKAILKKEMRDA